In Deltaproteobacteria bacterium, the sequence GTCGCACGGCGGTAGGCGCGCATCGTGGCGCGGTGAATCGCCAGGTCGCTGGTCGGGACGATCAGCGAGACCGTCTCGAACAACTGCCGCTTCGCGAGCAGGCCCTCGAGAAGCGTCGGATCATGGCGGCCCAAGCGCGTCCAGAGTACGAGTTGGGGATTCCGCGCGACGACGTTCGTGGGGTCGAGTTGGAGGTACCCGATGTCGCGGATGAGCTGGAGAATCCCGTTCCGCTTCGGCGGCGGGGCTCGCACGATCCGCTGTGCCGCGATCGCGAGCCGGCGCGCATCGCTCGCCGTGATCCGGATTGGAAGAGGGGTTCGTCCGACGGGCATTCGCCGAGGGTAGCCGTGATACCGTTCCTGGAGAAAGCTGGTTCGAGGGGGACGCATGATCGGCTTCATCCTCGCCCGGGCGGTCACCTACGGGGCCCTGTTTGTCGGCGTGCTGCTCATTTACCTGCCGAGGATCGTGCTCTCACGCTCGGGAATGGTGCCGCCGTCGTCCACAGGAGCGCTCCAGATCGTCGGCATGTCGGTGGGCGCTTGTGGGGCGGCGCTCGCCCTCTGGTGCATCGGCACGTTCGCGTTCGTCGGAAGAGGAACGCCGGCTCCATTCGACCCACCGCGACGGCTCGTCGTTCGAGGTCCTTATCGGATGCTGCGCAATCCCATGTATATTGGTGCGAGCCTTGCTCTCACCGGCGCGGCGCTCTTCTATCCGTCGCTCGCTCTTCTCGCTTATGCCGGCTTGTTCCTGCTCGCTACTCACCTCTTCGTCATCTGGTACGAAGAGCCGACGCTGAAGCGAACGTTCCGCGGTGAGTACGAAGCATATTGCCGCGGAGTGCGCCGGTGGTTGCCACGGCTCCCTCGCTCCACCGTCCCACCCTGATACTCAGCTACGCTGCCCGCGGCGTCACACCCGCCGCTGTCTCCGCGCGGAATCCCTTGACCGCCGCGAATCCGAGCCAGACGAAGAGCGCGAGCACGAGCGTCTGCGTCAAGAAGAATGGCGGCTCCTTCTGCGTCGGCGCGAGGGCCATCAGGGCGGGAAGCCTCAGGAACAGCTGCGCGAGCAGGACGAAGACGTTCAGGTAGAGCGCGAGCACGGCGCCGACCACGTAGATTCCGCGCCACGCGCCGGCGAGGTGTTTGACGTAGCGGGCGACAATCGCGACGGGCAATACGACGAGCGACAGGATCGCCACTGCGTGTGACGGCAAGAAGGTCACGAATGGGAAGCCGAACCCGGTGACGCTCGTGGCGACTGTCGTGGCGAGAAAGACGCTGGTCCACCCGTCGAGCCGCTTCCCGGCGACGAGCCCACCCGCGACGACGAGCCCGGTGAAGATCCCCACGAGACTCAATGCAACGTGAATCAAGGTGAACGTCGTGATTCCGGAGGTCATGCGGACCTTCTTTCCTGGGACGATCGCGGGTGACAGCCAGCGTGACCTGACATATCGCTCACCGACCGGGACAGCAATACATTGTCCGCAGCCGCCGGAGGCGCGCGAGCGTCTGTGGCAGCTCAGGCCGGATCAGCTGACGCAAGCTCGGGAGTCGAGTTACCGCGTGCCTCTCAACGGAGAGCGCTGCTGGCGCGATCGATCAGGCGCTGCTTGTGCCACCGGGTGAGCTGCGCCGCCGCAATCTTGCCCAAGCGCTTGCGCATGTCTTTCTGGTCGCGCGCGAGCGCGGGCCTGGTCTTGACGAGATCGATGCGCGTGTCGACGTCGTGCAGCTCGCCCAGCGAGGCCTGGAGCGTCTTCAGATCCGACTCCAGCCGCGTCACCTTCTTCGGGAGCGACCCCCTGGCGACTTCGACCAGGTACCGCACCTGCTTTACCGAAATGCGGGCGGCATGGAGCGATCGGGGAGAGGGCCGGATGCGCGCCTGTTCCAGCCGCTCCTGCATGCGCTTCAACCGCTTGCGCATCAGCTTCGACAGATTGCGCGGCGGCGGCGCGGAGCCGTCTGCTGCCGCGCCCAGCAGGATGGGGAGCGTTTGCGACCGCCACTGTCGAAGCTCCCGCTGAAGCGCCTGCTTCGCCGCGCGCAAGCGAGCGCGACACGACCGGTAGAGGGCAGCATCCCGGCTCCGCAGCCATTCGATCTGGAGCTGGAGATCCCGCACGGCGCCAAGCGCGTCCTGAAGCGCCTTCACCCGCCGATCGAGCTTGCCAAGCCGGAGCACGCGTAGCGCCGCGCGCAGGCGCCGGGTGGCGACGCGCATGTCATGGACGGCGTCCTGTTCGGGCAGGGCGGCCTCGAGCTGCTGGACGGCGCGGGCCTGATCCGCGAGAAGACGCGCGCTCGCTCCGACAGCGCCGCGCTTCGCGCTTCGGTTCTTCGTCATCGTTGCCGGTGGCGCCGCAGGGCGTATCGGGTTACGAGCCGCTCGGCGTCCTTCGGCCCCTTCCATCCGAGCACGTGGATGTCCTTGCCCTCCAACGCCGTGGACGCGATGAAAAACGATTCCACCTCCTTCTGTACGCGCGGAGGCAGGTCGAGCGCGCTCACGAGCTCGTCTGCGCGCGGGGCTTTGGTGGGTACCACCAGCAGGCGATCGTTGCGCTGCCTTCCTCCGCCCTCCTTGGCTTGATCGACCTGCACGATTCCTAGTGCCCGGCAACGCAGTACGATTCCCGGCCACGTCGCCACGTCCCAGTAAACCACCGCATCGAGGGGATCGCCGTCTTCCGCGCGCGTGCCGGGCACGAAGCCGAAATCGAACGGATACACCATGCCTTCGGGCAGGGGTCGCGCGATCGTGAAGACGCGCAAGTCGGCATCGAGCTTCACCTTGACCGCGGACCCGCGGGGCGTCTCGATCACCACGTGGAGGGAGCGGTCCTCCGACCAGGGTGGAAGCTTCAGCAGATTTGCCATCGCTCACCTCGACCGGCGAGACCTGCCGCGTTCCCCGTTCTTTCCCTGAACGTCCAGGCGGCGTCCGAAGACGCGGTGGAAGAGCACCGCCTCACGTTCCACGTCCCAAAGCTCGAGGTCTACCGCAGCGCGGTGGCGAAGTTGAATGGAGACTGCCCGCCGGCCCGCGGACACTTCCATCGACCGGACCGGCTGGTGGTGGCTGCGATCGAGAGCGTCGGCGATCCGGAGCAGTGTGGACAGCTTGCGGACCATCATCGTTTCGCGCACGGTCAGACCCTTCATGCCTGGATGCGCCCGATCCGGAGCGCTTCGGCGGTGGAACCGTGCGATGCGAGCGCAGATGTCCCGCTCCCGCGTGGAGAGAACCGGAAGGTCCGCGTTCTGGATCAGGTAGCAGGAGTGTTTGTGATGCGCCTGTGGGCTGATGGCGCTGCCGATGTCGTGCAGCAGAGCCGCGACCTCGAGCAGCGGCCGCGCCGGCGGCGGTAGCCGATGGACCGAGCGTGTCCGATCGAAGAGATCGAGGGCAAGCCGCGCCACCTTCTCCGCGTGCCGGCAGTCGATCCCGAACCGGCGTGCCATGGTCAGCGCCCCGTCCGCCAGCGACTCGTCCCCTCCCATGTCGCGATTCCGGCGGAGAAGGTCGACGAGGATCCCGTCCCGCAGGCCGCGATTGACGGCTTGCACCGTGCTGAGCCGGAAGTGGTGCATCGCGCAGTCCAGGATGACGGCGCCCGCCACGATGATCTCCGCCCTGCGCGCGTCGAACCGATGGCGGCGCTCGTGCACCGACATCGCGGCGAGCTCCTCCGCCGCCCGGGCGACTTCCTCGCGCGTCGCGCCCTTGCCGTCGCGGCCAGCATATCCGACGACGGCATTGATCGTTCCCGAACTGCCCAGCGCCCGCTTGGACAAGCTGGCGTCGCGCGGTAACGAGTCGAACGCCTCGCGGGCGAACGCGCGCATCAGAGCGAGCTTTCGTTCGGTGACCGTCGCCGAAGAGGAGAACACTTCCGTCAAGCGCACGGCGCCGACGGGTACGCTCCAGAGCGTCGTCGGCCGCTCACCGAGGGCGGTGATGACCTCCGTGGATCCGCCGCCGATGTCGATGACGGTCCCTCGCGCATCCGCCGGAGCACCGTGGAGGACGCCCAGACAAATCAGACGCGCTTCTTCACGTCCGGAGATGATCTCGACGGGGACGCCGGCGCTGTCGCGGATCCTGCGGACGATCTCGCCACCGTTCGAAGCTTCGCGGAGCGCGCTCGTGGCGACGGCGCGGATTCGCGCGTGGTAGCGCCGGCAAAGCGCTCCGTATCGGCGGAGCGTCGACAGCAGGCGCTCGACGACTTCCTGGTCGAGGCGTCCGGTGGTGAATACGCCCTCTCCAGGACGGACGGGGTCACGCTCCTCATGGAGCGTTTCGAGCGAATTGTCGGACAGGGGCTGGGCGACCTTGAGACGAACGGCGTTCGAACCGACGTCGATGGCCGCCAGCACTTTGAACCTGCGCTCGGTCGCCACCGCTTGCAGTGTACCGGAGCTAGCCTGAAAGTCATGAACTTCGGGCGCCTACTCGCCATCCGATTTCTGTGACACGATTGTCACAGACGGCGTGGCACTGCTCGGGTATTCGAACGCCCCGCGTATAGTGCAGTAATACGGGAGAGAAGCTCAATGGAGCCGGCGATGCAAGCGACGACGCCTCCGCCCCAGCGCGAAGCGGCATCCGCCGCGGAGCAGGGGGCGCGGCGGATTGCCGAGCTCCACGACCCGCAATTGTTCCTCAACCGCGAGCTGTCGTGGCTCCAATTCAACACGCGGGTGCTCGAAGAGGCGGCGGATATCTCGCTGCCGATCCTCGAGCGGCTCAAGTTCCTGGCCATCGTTTCCTCGAATCTCGACGAATTCTTCATGGTGCGCGTCGCGGGACTAAAGCAGCAGCAGCTCGGGGGTGTGAGCGAGACGGCTGCCGACGGCCTCTTGCCGAACGAGCAGCTCGCGGCGATCAGCACGCACGTTCACTCCATGATGGAAGAGCAGCATCGGATCTGGTCGGCCGACATTCTCCCTTGCCTGCAGCGGTACGGACTGCACCTCGTCACGCCCGATGCGTTCGACGCGCAGCAGCGGACGGCAGCGCGCGCTCACTTCGCCCAGAACGTCTTTCCGACGCTCACTCCTCTGGCCGTCGACCCAGGACATCCCTTCCCACATCTGCGGAACAAGTCGATTAACGTCGCGGTGCTCTTGAGGAAGGAGGGCCGGCGCCGCCGAAAGGATCCGCGAGACTCCAGCCTCGCGGTCGTCCAGGTGCCGGCGGTCCTGGAGCGGCTCGTGCGGATTCCGTCTGCCTCCGGTCAGGCCTTTGCCCTGCTGGAAGACATCATCGCCGCTTTCGCGGGCGATCTCTTTCCCGGATACGCCGTCAAGCAAGCCACCGCCTTTCGCGTCACGCGGAACTGGGACCTGGACATCGACGAGGAGGAATCCGAAGACCTCCTGAACACGGTTCGCGACGAGCTCCGCCGCAGGGATCGCGGCGCCGCTGTCCGGCTGGAGCTGGCGGGAGACGCTCCGGCCGACCTGGCGCAAGCCCTCGCAGGGGCTTTGAAGCTGGCGGAACAGGACATCTATCGCGTCCGCTGCCCGTTGCAGCCCATCGACGTGCTCGCGCTCGCCGAGGTGGATTCACGGCCGGAGCTGAGGGTCGAGCTCCTCCAGCCTGCCGTCCCACCGGACCTGCAGGAGACGCCGTCGATGTTCGCGACGATCGCCGCGCGGGACGTGCTCCTCCATCACCCGTACGAGTCGTTCGAGCCGGTGGTCCGCTTCATCCAGGAAGCCGCGGACGATCCCAAGGTGCTCGCGATCAAGCACACGCTCTACCGGACCAGCGGCGACAGCCCCTTCGTGCAAGCCCTCTCGCGCGCCGCCGAGAACGGCAAACAGGTGACGGTGCTCGTCGAAATCAAGGCGAGGTTCGACGAAGCCAACAACATCGCCTGGGCACGGCGCCTCGAAGATGCGGGCGTCCACGTCGTCTACGGCCTGATCGGCTTGAAGACCCACTGCAAGATCGCGTTGGTGGTCCGGCGCGAGGACCGCATCCGCCGCTACGCCCACTTGGGCACGGGCAACTACAATCCGAATACCGCGCGGCAATACACCGACCTCTCGATCTTCTCGGCGCGCGAAGAGCTCGCGGACGATGCTTCGGCGCTCTTCAACCTCTTGACCGGCTACGCCGAGCCGCCGCAGTGGAAGAGATTTGCCGTCGCGCCCTTCGGGCTGCAGGAGCGGATCCTCGCGCTCATCGAGCGCGAGGCGCAACGGGCGCGTGGCGGCGAGCCCGCCCGCATCGTCGCGAAGATGAACTCGCTCGTCGATCCTTCCGTCATCCGCGCTCTCTATGCCGCCAGCACTGCCGGGGTCTCCATCGACTTGCTGGTGCGGGGTATCTGCTGCCTGCGGCCGGGGATTCCCGGTACGTCGGAGAACATCCGCGTGGTGAGCGTAGTGGATCGCTTCCTCGAGCACAGCCGGATCTTCAGCTTCGGAGCCGGAGAGCGCGCAGAGGTGTACATCTCCTCGGCGGACTGGATGCCGCGCAACTTCACCCGGCGCATCGAGGTGATGTTCCCCGTCGACGACCCCGCGCTGAGAGGACGGCTCCTGAACGACGTCCTCGCCGTGTCGCTCTCCGACGGCGTGAAGGCACGGCGGCTCGCTCCCGACGGGACGTACTCGAGGGTGCAGAGGACGGAAGGCGCGGTGCGCAGCCAGGAGTATTTCCTGCAGCGAGCGCGCCGGTGGATGGACAGCGCTCGCCGGAATCCCGCCATCCGCCCGGTCACGGCGCCGACCACCGCTTCGTAGCGGTTCGGCGACTGCGCCGCGACAAGTTTGCTTTTCTGTCACTGCAGCGTCACTTGCGTTCGCTATGAGCGATCCCTGTGGCGAGACAGCGGATCCTGATCGTCGAGGACGAGCCCGACATCGTGAAGGTGCTCGAATTCAGCCTGAAGCAGGCTGGCTTCGAACCCGTCGTTGCATACGACGGCGAGCAGGCGCGCTCGAGGATCCAGCACCAGGTGCCGGACCTCGTCCTCCTCGATCTGATGCTTCCCGGCGTGCCGGGAACGGAGATCTGCAAGCAGCTCAAAGGGTCGTCGAAAACGGCCAACGTTCCCGTCTTGATGGAGCAGGAAGTCGTCCTCACGGCGCTCGAGTTCAAACTGCTCGTTTCACTGATGGCGAGGGCGGGGCGTGTTCAGTCGCGCGAGCAGCTGCTCGACGAGGTATGGGAACTTTCTCCGGAGACGCGGACGAGAACGGTCGATACGCACGTCAAGCGCCTGCGGGAGAAGCTCGGGCAGGCACGCGACCTCCTCGAGACAGTCCGGGGGTCTGGGTATCGGCTGGTTGAACCCTCGGTGAAGTGAGCTTTCGCGCCGCCGCAAGCCATCGAATCGCTTCCGCTTCGTCACAAGCCTGTCACTCCAGGACTCTAAAAGGACCCCCTATGAAGAAGACCATCCTGACTGTGGCCGCTGCCCTTGCCGTGAGCGGTGCTGTGCTCGCCGACAAGCTCCTGATCAATGGCGCGGGGGCGACGTTCCCGTTTCCCCTCTATTCCAAGTGGTTCAGCCAGTACAACAAGCTCCACCCGGACATCCAGATCAACTACCAGTCGATCGGATCCGGCGGCGGCATCAAGCAGATCACCGAGAGGACCGTCGACTTCGGGGCCAGCGACGCACCGCTCAGCGACGAGCAGCTGCAGAAGGCCTCCGGCGTCCAGCACATCCCGACGGTGATGGGCGCGGTGGTCATCGTCTGGAACCTGCCCGGCGTGCAGCAGCTTCGCATCGCGCCGGAGACGCTCGCCGCCATCTACCTGGGCAAGGTCACGAAGTGGAACGACGCGGCGCTGAAGAACGATAACCCGACGGCGAAGCTGCCGGACACCGCGATCACCGTCGCGCACAGGTCCGACGGCTCGGGGACCACGAACATCTTCACCGACTATCTCTCGAAGGTCTCGCCGGACTGGAAGTCCGGGCCGGGGAAGGGGACCAGCGTCAACTGGCCGGCAGGCCTGGGCGGAAAGGGCAACGAAGGCGTCACCGGCCTGGTGAAGCAGACCGAGGGCGCAGTCGGGTACGTCGAGCTGGCATACGCAAACCAGAACAAGCTGCCGACGGCGGAGCTGAAAAGCCACGACGGCGAGTGGGTCAAGGCGTCGCTGGAGTCCGTCTCGGCGGCGGCGGCGAAGGCGGCGATACCGGAAGATTACCGCGTCTCGATCACCGATCAGCCGGGCGATGGCGCGTATCCCACCGCTGCGTTCACGTACCTGCTCGTCTACCGGGACCAACAGGACGCCGCCAAAGGCAGTGCGCTGCTGAATTTCATCTGGTGGGCCGTGCACGACGGCCAGAAGGAGGCGGCGGCGCTCGATTACGCACCGCTGCCGAAGCCGGTGGTCGAGAAAGTCGAGCAGACACTGAAACGGATGACCGTCAATGGAAAGCCCGTCCTCGCTTCCAGCAAGTGAAGTGATCGCGCCGGCGAGCGAGCCGGAGCGCAGCCCCGGAGATGTTTCGGCCCGGCGTAACGCTCCGGATCGCGCATGGGCAATCCTGCTCACGGTGCTCGGGCTCGGCGTGCTCGCTGCCGCCGCGGTCATCGTCGCCGAGCTCTCCCGCATCGGAGCCCCGGCCATCGCTCATGCGGGGCTGAAGTCGTTCGTGACGAAGTCGACCTGGGACCCGACCCGCGATCTGTTCGGCGCCGCGCCGTACATCTACGGGACGCTGGTGACGAGCGCGGTCTCGCTGGTCCTCGCGCTTCCCATCTCCATCGGATTGGCGCTGTTCCTCACCGAAATGGCGCCGCCCGCCGTGCGCTCGATCGTATCGTTTCCCATCGCGCTGCTCGCGGGCATTCCCAGCGTCGTCTACGGGCTCTGGGGGTTGTTCGTGCTCGTGCCCCTCCTGCGGAAGCCGGTGGAGCCGTTTCTCGCGAACACGCTCGGGTTCCTTCCCCTGTTCCAGGGCGCGCCCATCGGGCTCGGATATCTCGCCGCCGGCGTGATCCTCGCGATCATGATCCTGCCCACCATCACCTCGATCAGCATCGAGGTGCTGCGGACCGTCCCCGGCCAGCTGCGCGAGGCTGCGCTGGCGCTGGGCGCAACGCGGTGGGAAGCGATCCGGACCGCGGTGCTTCCTTATGCGCGAGCCGGAATCGTCGGCGCCACCATGCTCGGGCTGGGGCGCGCGCTCGGAGAGACGATGGCCGTCACGATGGTCATCGGGAACTCGCCGACGATCCGCGCCTCGTTGTTCGCGCCGGGATACTCGCTGCCGGCCGTGATCGCCAACGAGTTCGCGGAGGCGAGCGGCGAGATGCATACCGGCGCTCTCGCCGCTCTCGGCCTTCTCCTCTTCGCCGTCACCGTGCTGCTCAACATCGCCGCGCGCGTCCTGGTGCGGATGTCGCGGCGCGGCCCGGCTCGGGTGGCGGCATGATGCTCGCCAAGCGGCGCGCAGTGAATCTGATCATGACCGGCGTTTGCGGGCTGGCGCTCGCCGTCGCGCTGGTGCCGCTCGTGTCGCTGCTCTGGCTGGTGATCTCGCACGGGTTCAGAGGGCTGTCGTTCGATTTCTTCACCGCCGTTCCCGCGCCGGTCGGCGAGGCGGGCGGCGGCGTGGGCAATGCGATCGCCGGAACGCTCTACATCGTCGGCATCGCGTGCCTGATCGGCGTCCCGCTCGGCGTCGGCGCGGGAGTCTTTCTCGCCGAGCGAGGCGACGGCCGCGTCGGCGACGCGATCCGCTTCACGGCCGAGGTTCTCTCCGGCGTCCCGTCGATCGTGGTCGGAATCGTTGCCTACGGCCTGGTGGTCCTGCCGATGCGCCGCTTCTCCGCGCTCGCCGGTGGAGTCGCGCTGGCCGTGCTGATGGTCCCCACGCTGGCCCGGAGCACGGAAGAGCTGGTGCGGCTGGTGCCGCGATCGCTGCGCGAAGCCTCCCTCGCGCTGGGAGTTCCACAATGGCGGACTTCGTTGCGCGTAGTGCTGCGGACGGCGCTCGGCGGGATCATGACCGCGATCCTGCTCGCGGTAGCGCGGGCGGCGGGCGAGACGGCGCCGCTGCTGTTCACCTCGCTGAACAACCAGTACTGGAACTTCAGCGCCGATCAGCCGACGGCATCGTTGACCGTGCAGATCTTCAACTACGCCGTCAGTCCCTACCAGGACTGGCACGACAAGGCCTGGTCGGCGGCATTGGTGCTGCTGCTCCTGGTCGGATCGCTTTCCCTCGCGGGACGGCTGCTGTCGCGGAGCCGGCTGCGATGAAGGCGAAGATCGACGTGCGCGCGCTGAACGCCTGGTTCCGCACCACGCATGCCTTGCGGGACGTTTCCCTGACCGTTCCCGAAAACTCGGTTCTCGCCATCATCGGCCCCAGCGGTTGCGGGAAGAGCACGTTCGTGCGCTGTATCAACCGCATGCACGAGCTCGTTCCCGGCGCACGGCAGTCCGGCCAGGTGCTGGTCGACGGACAGGACCTGCACGCGCGGCGCGTGGATCCCGTCAACCTGCGCCGCCGCGTCGGGATGGTCTTCCAGCGTCCCAATCCGTTTCCGACCATGTCGATCTTCGACAACGTGATTGCGGGCCTGCGGCTGAACGGGGTTCGCGGAGACTACGCCGAGGTCGCCGAGAACAGCCTGCGGCAGGCGGCGCTCTGGGACGAAGTGAAGGATCGCCTGCAGCAGAGCGCGCTCTCGTTGTCCGGCGGACAGCAGCAGCGACTCTGCATCGCGCGGGCGCTCTCCATCGAGCCGGAAGTCCTGCTCATGGACGAGCCGGCGAGCGCTCTCGATCCCATCGCCACCGCGAAGATCGAGGAGCTGATCCACGAGCTGCGAGCATCGCTGACCATCGTGATCGTCACCCACAACATGCAGCAGGCGGCGCGTGTCTCCGATGCAACGGCGTTCTTCTACCTCGGCGAGCTGATCGAGCATGGTGCCACGGAGCAGATCTTCACCAACCCCCGCGAGCCGCGCACCGAGGACTACGTGACCGGGAAGTTCGGATGAAAGCGCATACCGACAAGACGTACGACGCGCAGCTCGACGACCTTCGCAACAAGCTGCTCAGCCTGGGCGGCAAGGTGGAGATGGAGATCGCCACCAGCGTCCGCGCTCTCGCCGAGCGCGACTCGAAGCTCGCGGAATCGGTGATTGACCAGGACCGGGAGGTAAACCGGCTCGAAGTGGAGGTCGACGACGCCTGCCGGCGCCTTCTCGTTCTCAGGCAGCCTGCGGCCAGCGACCTGCGCTTCATCACCACGGCGCTCAAGATCGTCGTGGACCTCGAGCGCATCGGAGACCTGGCGGTGAACGTGGCCGAGCGCGCCCTCGATTTGAACCAGAGCCCGCCGCTGAAGCCGGTGCACGATCTCACGCGGCTCGCCGAGCTGTGCCAACGGCAGGTGCGGGCGGCCCTGGATGCCTTCGTGGACGGCGACGTGGCGAAGGCGGAGGCGGTGATCAAGAACGACGATCTGCTCGACTCCGTCTATCACAACCTCGTCAACGAGCTGCTCGCGCTGATGATGGAGGATCCGCGCAACATCCGCCGTGCGAACAGCCTGCTGTTCGTCGCCAAGCATCTGGAGCGGGTAGGTGACCACGCCACCAACGTCGCGGAGATGGTCATCTACATGGTGCGCGGCACCGACGTCCGGCATCCCGGAAGCCGGGCATCGAAGAGCGTACCCGGATAAGGCTCAGGCGCGAGGCACGCGTCTAGAGCGGGTCGCAGCGACGTACGCCGAGCCGCAGGTTGGACTCGGTTGACGTGAACGATGGCGCCGGATTCCGCCAGCGGCTATGGTGCC encodes:
- a CDS encoding isoprenylcysteine carboxylmethyltransferase family protein, with protein sequence MIGFILARAVTYGALFVGVLLIYLPRIVLSRSGMVPPSSTGALQIVGMSVGACGAALALWCIGTFAFVGRGTPAPFDPPRRLVVRGPYRMLRNPMYIGASLALTGAALFYPSLALLAYAGLFLLATHLFVIWYEEPTLKRTFRGEYEAYCRGVRRWLPRLPRSTVPP
- a CDS encoding CHAD domain-containing protein — translated: MEGAEGRRAARNPIRPAAPPATMTKNRSAKRGAVGASARLLADQARAVQQLEAALPEQDAVHDMRVATRRLRAALRVLRLGKLDRRVKALQDALGAVRDLQLQIEWLRSRDAALYRSCRARLRAAKQALQRELRQWRSQTLPILLGAAADGSAPPPRNLSKLMRKRLKRMQERLEQARIRPSPRSLHAARISVKQVRYLVEVARGSLPKKVTRLESDLKTLQASLGELHDVDTRIDLVKTRPALARDQKDMRKRLGKIAAAQLTRWHKQRLIDRASSALR
- a CDS encoding inorganic diphosphatase; its protein translation is MANLLKLPPWSEDRSLHVVIETPRGSAVKVKLDADLRVFTIARPLPEGMVYPFDFGFVPGTRAEDGDPLDAVVYWDVATWPGIVLRCRALGIVQVDQAKEGGGRQRNDRLLVVPTKAPRADELVSALDLPPRVQKEVESFFIASTALEGKDIHVLGWKGPKDAERLVTRYALRRHRQR
- a CDS encoding Ppx/GppA family phosphatase — translated: MATERRFKVLAAIDVGSNAVRLKVAQPLSDNSLETLHEERDPVRPGEGVFTTGRLDQEVVERLLSTLRRYGALCRRYHARIRAVATSALREASNGGEIVRRIRDSAGVPVEIISGREEARLICLGVLHGAPADARGTVIDIGGGSTEVITALGERPTTLWSVPVGAVRLTEVFSSSATVTERKLALMRAFAREAFDSLPRDASLSKRALGSSGTINAVVGYAGRDGKGATREEVARAAEELAAMSVHERRHRFDARRAEIIVAGAVILDCAMHHFRLSTVQAVNRGLRDGILVDLLRRNRDMGGDESLADGALTMARRFGIDCRHAEKVARLALDLFDRTRSVHRLPPPARPLLEVAALLHDIGSAISPQAHHKHSCYLIQNADLPVLSTRERDICARIARFHRRSAPDRAHPGMKGLTVRETMMVRKLSTLLRIADALDRSHHQPVRSMEVSAGRRAVSIQLRHRAAVDLELWDVEREAVLFHRVFGRRLDVQGKNGERGRSRRSR
- the ppk1 gene encoding polyphosphate kinase 1 codes for the protein MQATTPPPQREAASAAEQGARRIAELHDPQLFLNRELSWLQFNTRVLEEAADISLPILERLKFLAIVSSNLDEFFMVRVAGLKQQQLGGVSETAADGLLPNEQLAAISTHVHSMMEEQHRIWSADILPCLQRYGLHLVTPDAFDAQQRTAARAHFAQNVFPTLTPLAVDPGHPFPHLRNKSINVAVLLRKEGRRRRKDPRDSSLAVVQVPAVLERLVRIPSASGQAFALLEDIIAAFAGDLFPGYAVKQATAFRVTRNWDLDIDEEESEDLLNTVRDELRRRDRGAAVRLELAGDAPADLAQALAGALKLAEQDIYRVRCPLQPIDVLALAEVDSRPELRVELLQPAVPPDLQETPSMFATIAARDVLLHHPYESFEPVVRFIQEAADDPKVLAIKHTLYRTSGDSPFVQALSRAAENGKQVTVLVEIKARFDEANNIAWARRLEDAGVHVVYGLIGLKTHCKIALVVRREDRIRRYAHLGTGNYNPNTARQYTDLSIFSAREELADDASALFNLLTGYAEPPQWKRFAVAPFGLQERILALIEREAQRARGGEPARIVAKMNSLVDPSVIRALYAASTAGVSIDLLVRGICCLRPGIPGTSENIRVVSVVDRFLEHSRIFSFGAGERAEVYISSADWMPRNFTRRIEVMFPVDDPALRGRLLNDVLAVSLSDGVKARRLAPDGTYSRVQRTEGAVRSQEYFLQRARRWMDSARRNPAIRPVTAPTTAS
- a CDS encoding response regulator, encoding MARQRILIVEDEPDIVKVLEFSLKQAGFEPVVAYDGEQARSRIQHQVPDLVLLDLMLPGVPGTEICKQLKGSSKTANVPVLMEQEVVLTALEFKLLVSLMARAGRVQSREQLLDEVWELSPETRTRTVDTHVKRLREKLGQARDLLETVRGSGYRLVEPSVK
- the pstS gene encoding phosphate ABC transporter substrate-binding protein PstS; the protein is MKKTILTVAAALAVSGAVLADKLLINGAGATFPFPLYSKWFSQYNKLHPDIQINYQSIGSGGGIKQITERTVDFGASDAPLSDEQLQKASGVQHIPTVMGAVVIVWNLPGVQQLRIAPETLAAIYLGKVTKWNDAALKNDNPTAKLPDTAITVAHRSDGSGTTNIFTDYLSKVSPDWKSGPGKGTSVNWPAGLGGKGNEGVTGLVKQTEGAVGYVELAYANQNKLPTAELKSHDGEWVKASLESVSAAAAKAAIPEDYRVSITDQPGDGAYPTAAFTYLLVYRDQQDAAKGSALLNFIWWAVHDGQKEAAALDYAPLPKPVVEKVEQTLKRMTVNGKPVLASSK
- the pstC gene encoding phosphate ABC transporter permease subunit PstC; the encoded protein is MESPSSLPASEVIAPASEPERSPGDVSARRNAPDRAWAILLTVLGLGVLAAAAVIVAELSRIGAPAIAHAGLKSFVTKSTWDPTRDLFGAAPYIYGTLVTSAVSLVLALPISIGLALFLTEMAPPAVRSIVSFPIALLAGIPSVVYGLWGLFVLVPLLRKPVEPFLANTLGFLPLFQGAPIGLGYLAAGVILAIMILPTITSISIEVLRTVPGQLREAALALGATRWEAIRTAVLPYARAGIVGATMLGLGRALGETMAVTMVIGNSPTIRASLFAPGYSLPAVIANEFAEASGEMHTGALAALGLLLFAVTVLLNIAARVLVRMSRRGPARVAA
- the pstA gene encoding phosphate ABC transporter permease PstA is translated as MMLAKRRAVNLIMTGVCGLALAVALVPLVSLLWLVISHGFRGLSFDFFTAVPAPVGEAGGGVGNAIAGTLYIVGIACLIGVPLGVGAGVFLAERGDGRVGDAIRFTAEVLSGVPSIVVGIVAYGLVVLPMRRFSALAGGVALAVLMVPTLARSTEELVRLVPRSLREASLALGVPQWRTSLRVVLRTALGGIMTAILLAVARAAGETAPLLFTSLNNQYWNFSADQPTASLTVQIFNYAVSPYQDWHDKAWSAALVLLLLVGSLSLAGRLLSRSRLR
- the pstB gene encoding phosphate ABC transporter ATP-binding protein; translated protein: MKAKIDVRALNAWFRTTHALRDVSLTVPENSVLAIIGPSGCGKSTFVRCINRMHELVPGARQSGQVLVDGQDLHARRVDPVNLRRRVGMVFQRPNPFPTMSIFDNVIAGLRLNGVRGDYAEVAENSLRQAALWDEVKDRLQQSALSLSGGQQQRLCIARALSIEPEVLLMDEPASALDPIATAKIEELIHELRASLTIVIVTHNMQQAARVSDATAFFYLGELIEHGATEQIFTNPREPRTEDYVTGKFG
- the phoU gene encoding phosphate signaling complex protein PhoU → MKAHTDKTYDAQLDDLRNKLLSLGGKVEMEIATSVRALAERDSKLAESVIDQDREVNRLEVEVDDACRRLLVLRQPAASDLRFITTALKIVVDLERIGDLAVNVAERALDLNQSPPLKPVHDLTRLAELCQRQVRAALDAFVDGDVAKAEAVIKNDDLLDSVYHNLVNELLALMMEDPRNIRRANSLLFVAKHLERVGDHATNVAEMVIYMVRGTDVRHPGSRASKSVPG